The window ggaggagaccatctctctggattccagaaggcatgaggtatcatgttaagactgtgaaagtactatttactctacaatggtgaggagtcctcatcaaaatcaaaaaatctaatttcttttacaggacccagatgctatacagtgggaaaaccagcctggcaacatagtgcgtattaataaaaggacaccacatcctgccaaattccagctgcgctaattgtattgtgttcacagagctcacaagctatcagaaagttgtatggcaaccacctccggcgccaaatagaactggcagacatagacattcagtacaagaagaaaaagatggaaaatcttgcactggagttcgaaataaaaaagaggacaattaggaaactggaccttgaaataaaaaaaacttgagagggaggtgagatatgccttcaatgtacactgtatgctaactgtaacacaaatgtattaatcattatttttctttcctcccccagctccaagaagatgacacagctcaaaataaaaattaggtatattctcgtaaagtcaagagagccatgacatatgagctcttattgtgagcacacaggacggtggcatctttctaagtttttattttattttcccagcaatcagtacaaccaagtcatcgttataaggcatcgccctcttttgcccacccccccagcaccaggtgtggccactagcctatatgaaggcccaaaattgtgtgttcctttctgctctgacaatggcatgcccatttgTGCGAGATGTgctggatgaagaagcacttgtgctgaggagagccttcaggcgagaaagggtcttcagggaccggttggacccactggccttccctgatgaccatctatatgaaagatacaggttttctgcagatggcatcaggtatctatgcagactactgggtcccaggattaagcaccgcactgcacggagccatgcactgagtgtggagcaaatggtttgtgtggccttgcgcttttttgctagtggagccttcctgtactcagtgggggatgcagaacagctgaacaaggccacaatttgccgcacaataaggagtgtgtgtctggctatcaaagcattagcagatgtcttcatctccttccctggccacagaagactctgtgacatcaaagaggagttctataggattgcaggtaagaggatctacaaattacaggacaactgttaacacatagtaggatactcattactttgtgtgacaggtttccccaatgtcattggtgcagtggactgcacacacataaggataaaagccccctcaggtgcccatgaggccgattttgtgaataggaaatcctttcacagcattaatgttcaggtgaacataactttttgatattgtccattgacgaacactctgcattgccagtgatgtgcattgattggtgtaatattcctcatcttatgatttcagatggtctgcaatgctgactgtgtgatcagcaatgttgtggcaaaatggcctggctcagtccatgactccagaatctttcgggcctctgaaatctatcagtgcctatcacaaggtaagccacacaacccctatttataaccatcatggctgtgtcaagaatatcactgtgtttatgaggtagtaatgatgagattttgtgttgacaggtgaattctctggtgtgttgctgggagacagggggtatggctgccagccttttctcctgacacctttcacagacccccaggaagcacagcaggcctacaaccatgcccatgccaggaccagggccagagttgaaatgacctttggcctcctgaaggcacgctttcactgccttcacaaattaagggtcagccctgttagggcatgttatattactgtggcttgtgctgtcctccacaatgtggcctgcctgaggaaggagagggcccccagagtgccaccagccatggactgggacaatccggcaatcttccctgatgacgacagtggtcggctgctgagggaccaatatgtgttgaattattttagttagtgtgctttcaattttggttaaatatgtcctgcggtggcagaggaatttggtttttttggggttcgttttttgacgaatttggcctcttatgctGTTTGTgtggtatactgtgtgtaatacaaggctgcagggaggctactgcatccattcatttgtctgttcagttgatgtgtatggatttgtcctgcatttattttagtgtgcagacatgcagggtgtgttatatacagacctttgaatgtgtatgtatcattttgtataatatgcttcgattctgtgctttccatcttgtagagtcactgtgacttcagtttcgaaaggagctgatggtttacctgctttgttttgtccttattcaataaaggaacataatgttacacattgtgtttttatattcatatggaatgtgtatttgtttatatgacagagtactagggccacactgaagaaaaaggataaagtcataaatttatgaggctggttctttctgcagaaaagctacattgtttttacagttttgatacttatgacaatgtgatacttaatattctggcacatcagcatgtctttgtttatgaaaccatactgaagtacaatttcacgaaatgccccacatctgtcattttaacaactgtcctctaaaacaactggttacaatattatgacttgtgtttttttcacctctgtggccc of the Oncorhynchus kisutch isolate 150728-3 linkage group LG17, Okis_V2, whole genome shotgun sequence genome contains:
- the LOC116354459 gene encoding putative nuclease HARBI1; translation: MKAQNCVFLSALTMACPFVRDVLDEEALVLRRAFRRERVFRDRLDPLAFPDDHLYERYRFSADGIRYLCRLLGPRIKHRTARSHALSVEQMVCVALRFFASGAFLYSVGDAEQLNKATICRTIRSVCLAIKALADVFISFPGHRRLCDIKEEFYRIAGFPNVIGAVDCTHIRIKAPSGAHEADFVNRKSFHSINVQMVCNADCVISNVVAKWPGSVHDSRIFRASEIYQCLSQGEFSGVLLGDRGYGCQPFLLTPFTDPQEAQQAYNHAHARTRARVEMTFGLLKARFHCLHKLRVSPVRACYITVACAVLHNVACLRKERAPRVPPAMDWDNPAIFPDDDSGRLLRDQYVLNYFS